Proteins found in one candidate division KSB1 bacterium genomic segment:
- a CDS encoding DUF1028 domain-containing protein, with product MGQSVFSDRLVHTYSIAARDPETGEMGVAVQSHWFSVGSIVSWAEAGVGAIATQSFVNVSFGPQGLELLKQGKTAAEALKILIDSDEGREVRQLAIIDAKGNVAAFTGKNCIPAAGHLIGKNYSVQANLMLNDQVWPAMAQAFEQSTGPLAERMLAALEAGQQTGGDIRGKQSAAILVVKGQSTGKVWEDRLIDLRVEDHPEPIQEIQRLLKLYRAYEYMNAGDLAIEKNDIAAALKAYGTAETMFPDNLEMKYWHAVSLVNIGRLSESLPIFKSIFERDKNWLELTRRLPLVGLLKVSDTELHQILGEE from the coding sequence ATGGGGCAGTCTGTGTTTTCTGACCGATTGGTGCATACTTATTCCATCGCAGCTCGCGATCCTGAGACTGGCGAGATGGGCGTGGCAGTCCAATCGCATTGGTTCTCAGTGGGCTCGATTGTGTCTTGGGCTGAAGCTGGTGTTGGTGCCATTGCCACACAATCGTTCGTCAACGTATCGTTTGGTCCCCAAGGTTTGGAGCTTTTGAAGCAGGGCAAGACTGCAGCCGAGGCCTTAAAAATTTTAATTGATTCAGACGAAGGCCGGGAAGTGCGTCAATTGGCCATCATTGATGCCAAGGGCAATGTGGCTGCTTTCACTGGCAAAAATTGTATTCCTGCTGCGGGACACTTAATAGGCAAGAACTATTCTGTGCAGGCCAATCTCATGTTAAACGATCAGGTATGGCCTGCAATGGCTCAAGCGTTTGAACAAAGCACTGGCCCCTTAGCAGAAAGAATGCTCGCTGCTCTTGAGGCAGGGCAACAGACTGGCGGAGATATCAGAGGGAAACAATCAGCAGCCATTTTGGTTGTCAAGGGACAATCCACTGGAAAAGTATGGGAGGATCGGTTAATCGATTTACGCGTAGAAGATCACCCAGAACCGATCCAGGAAATTCAGCGATTATTAAAATTGTATCGTGCTTATGAATATATGAATGCGGGCGATCTAGCGATCGAGAAGAACGATATCGCAGCAGCTCTTAAAGCCTATGGCACAGCAGAAACGATGTTCCCCGATAATCTGGAAATGAAATATTGGCATGCCGTATCTTTGGTCAATATCGGTCGATTGTCCGAATCGTTGCCAATTTTCAAAAGCATTTTTGAGCGGGACAAAAATTGGCTGGAACTGACGCGTCGGCTTCCTTTGGTTGGTTTGCTTAAGGTGAGCGATACTGAGTTGCATCAGATTTTAGGAGAAGAATAG
- a CDS encoding vitamin B12-dependent ribonucleotide reductase produces the protein MPLSEPTTTNSQHSDDSLLSSSRELHLTDSENNNGKRKGLSIVALFTPDGIHPFEKLKWVRRTASISNDKGATIFEQKDVEFPESWSQTAVNVVTSKYFHGKLGTPKRETSVKQLIDRVAKTIRNWGYADGYFASEADADNFYRELTYLLVNQMASFNSPVWFNCGIEPRPQVSACFINSVQDSMESILTLAKTEGMLFKWGSGTGTNFSTLRSSKEKLSTGGESSGPISFMKGFDSFAGAIKSGGKTRRAAKMVILNIDHPDIVEFINCKANEEKKAWALIDAGYDGSFNGEAYSSIFFQNANHSVRVTDDFMRAALENKPWQTRAITTGEIMDTYQAKDLLDQIAAAAHLCGDPGLQFDTTINDWHTCPNSARINASNPCSEYMFIDDTACNLASLNLMKFRNNDGRFNVDSFRHAVRIMIIAQDILVHNASYPTKAITKNSHLFRTLGLGYANLGALLMASGLPYDSEEGRAYAAVVTAIMTGQAYQTSAEIASKLGPFPQFQRNRKPMLHVIEKHLKHVDAIQPLGQAADLIPQAQHIWEEALRAGKAHGYRNAQVTVLAPTGTIGFMMDCDTTGIEPDIALLKYKNLVGGGVMKLVNTTIPAALKTLGYSDSQCREIIDYLNKNDTIEGAPHLAEHHLPVFDCAFKPAKGSRSIHYMGHIRMMAAVQPFISGAISKTVNMPNNSSIDDVREAYIQAWKLGLKAIAIYRDGAKRTQPLSTSKEGVSRDETVKSEPPKPYRRRLPDERPAITHKFSIAGHEGYITVGMYEDGSPGEIFIVMAKEGSIISGLMDAFATAISMTLQYGVPLKVLVDKFSHVRFEPSGFTGNPQIPIAKSVLDYIFRWLALKFLPEEERPKNSEVEHLDAPKQGGDAARESYEKHIFQTQSDAPPCFECGSIMVRNGACYKCLSCGSTSGCS, from the coding sequence ATGCCCCTAAGTGAACCAACAACCACCAACTCCCAGCATTCAGATGATAGCCTTCTTTCATCATCACGGGAATTGCACTTAACGGACTCGGAAAATAACAATGGCAAGCGGAAAGGCTTATCGATTGTAGCGCTATTTACACCGGATGGGATTCATCCCTTTGAAAAATTGAAGTGGGTGCGACGTACCGCTTCGATCTCCAACGATAAAGGCGCAACGATTTTTGAGCAAAAAGATGTTGAGTTTCCAGAGAGCTGGTCACAGACCGCGGTGAATGTGGTGACGTCAAAATATTTTCACGGTAAATTAGGCACGCCAAAGCGCGAGACCAGCGTCAAACAATTGATCGATCGGGTGGCAAAGACGATCCGCAATTGGGGGTACGCGGATGGGTATTTTGCCAGCGAAGCTGATGCTGATAATTTCTATCGCGAGTTGACCTATTTACTGGTCAATCAAATGGCTTCATTTAATAGTCCAGTTTGGTTTAATTGCGGGATTGAGCCGCGGCCCCAGGTTTCGGCCTGCTTCATAAATTCAGTGCAGGATAGCATGGAGTCAATCCTCACGTTGGCGAAGACCGAGGGGATGCTGTTCAAGTGGGGATCCGGTACTGGAACGAATTTTTCGACCTTGCGATCCTCAAAAGAGAAGCTTTCCACTGGGGGTGAGTCCTCTGGACCCATCTCATTCATGAAGGGGTTCGACAGCTTTGCCGGGGCAATCAAATCGGGTGGTAAGACGCGACGGGCTGCCAAAATGGTGATATTGAATATTGATCATCCTGACATCGTTGAATTCATCAATTGTAAAGCCAATGAGGAGAAGAAAGCCTGGGCCCTCATTGATGCCGGTTATGATGGTTCATTCAATGGGGAGGCTTATAGCTCGATCTTCTTTCAGAATGCCAATCATAGTGTTCGTGTGACTGATGATTTCATGCGCGCAGCATTAGAAAATAAACCCTGGCAAACGCGGGCAATTACGACTGGCGAAATTATGGATACCTATCAGGCGAAGGATTTGCTCGATCAAATTGCGGCTGCTGCTCATCTTTGCGGTGACCCGGGTCTTCAATTTGACACGACCATCAATGATTGGCACACCTGTCCCAATAGTGCTCGGATCAATGCTTCCAATCCTTGTAGCGAATACATGTTCATTGATGATACCGCTTGTAACTTGGCATCACTAAACCTAATGAAGTTTCGAAATAATGATGGCCGTTTTAATGTTGACAGTTTTCGCCATGCTGTGCGAATCATGATCATAGCTCAAGATATCCTGGTTCATAATGCTTCTTATCCTACTAAAGCGATCACTAAAAACAGCCATTTATTTCGAACGCTAGGCTTGGGATATGCGAATCTCGGCGCATTGCTCATGGCAAGTGGTTTGCCCTACGATAGCGAAGAGGGACGAGCCTACGCCGCTGTGGTCACAGCAATTATGACAGGTCAAGCATATCAAACATCGGCCGAGATCGCCAGCAAGCTCGGGCCGTTTCCACAGTTCCAACGCAATAGAAAGCCAATGCTGCACGTCATCGAAAAACATCTCAAGCATGTCGATGCAATTCAGCCGTTGGGACAGGCTGCCGATCTGATCCCTCAGGCGCAGCATATTTGGGAAGAGGCGTTGCGCGCTGGCAAAGCCCATGGCTATCGCAATGCTCAGGTGACAGTTTTAGCTCCAACCGGGACGATCGGTTTCATGATGGATTGCGATACCACTGGCATTGAGCCAGACATTGCATTATTAAAATATAAGAACCTGGTTGGCGGTGGCGTGATGAAATTAGTGAATACAACAATCCCGGCTGCTTTGAAGACGCTTGGCTATAGCGACAGCCAATGTCGAGAAATCATTGACTATTTGAATAAAAACGATACGATTGAAGGAGCGCCGCATCTGGCCGAACATCACCTGCCGGTTTTCGATTGTGCTTTCAAGCCGGCCAAAGGGAGCCGCAGCATTCATTATATGGGCCATATTCGAATGATGGCTGCGGTCCAGCCGTTCATTTCTGGCGCCATTTCAAAAACAGTCAACATGCCCAACAATTCCTCGATCGACGATGTTCGGGAAGCGTATATCCAGGCATGGAAACTGGGGTTGAAAGCCATTGCTATTTATCGGGATGGTGCGAAACGTACGCAGCCGCTATCGACATCCAAAGAGGGTGTTTCGCGCGACGAAACGGTAAAATCAGAGCCTCCCAAGCCATATCGCCGTCGACTCCCTGATGAACGGCCAGCCATTACTCATAAATTCAGCATCGCAGGTCATGAGGGTTACATCACGGTCGGCATGTACGAGGATGGCTCCCCAGGGGAGATTTTCATCGTTATGGCAAAAGAGGGGTCTATCATATCTGGTTTAATGGACGCCTTCGCTACTGCTATCTCGATGACCCTGCAATACGGGGTCCCGCTGAAAGTATTGGTCGACAAATTCAGCCATGTGCGTTTTGAACCGTCGGGCTTCACCGGAAACCCGCAAATCCCTATCGCTAAATCCGTGCTCGATTATATCTTCCGCTGGCTGGCTTTGAAATTCCTGCCAGAAGAGGAACGACCCAAAAACTCTGAAGTAGAGCACTTGGACGCACCAAAACAGGGAGGTGATGCTGCGAGAGAGAGCTATGAGAAACATATTTTTCAGACCCAGTCAGATGCCCCTCCATGTTTTGAGTGCGGATCGATCATGGTTAGAAACGGTGCTTGCTACAAATGTCTCTCGTGTGGCTCAACCAGTGGCTGCTCATGA
- a CDS encoding DUF4398 domain-containing protein: MLRNYFILALGIVLMFVLVSGCAKAPQQELDAAKAALETARQAEADVYLADEFKAAQDSLNAAIAEIETQNSKFALTRNYNKAKNLLLAATNLANDLNSRVAAKKEEVKAQAEQLLTELQTGLTDAKALLKKAPKGKEGREVLEAIQSELTAVETSMTDATNLLNTGKFMAAKDKLAAALQKVNQIKDELNQAIAKKKGK; the protein is encoded by the coding sequence ATGCTACGGAATTATTTTATTCTCGCATTAGGTATTGTTCTGATGTTTGTGCTGGTGAGTGGTTGTGCTAAAGCGCCACAGCAAGAACTGGATGCTGCTAAGGCAGCTCTCGAAACGGCCCGTCAGGCAGAAGCGGATGTTTATCTGGCTGACGAATTCAAAGCTGCCCAGGATTCGCTCAATGCTGCTATCGCCGAAATTGAAACTCAAAATTCCAAGTTTGCTTTAACCCGCAATTACAACAAGGCGAAAAACCTGTTGTTAGCTGCTACTAACTTGGCTAATGATCTCAATTCCAGAGTCGCGGCTAAGAAAGAAGAGGTAAAAGCTCAAGCTGAACAGCTATTAACCGAGCTGCAGACAGGGTTGACTGATGCCAAAGCGTTATTGAAAAAAGCCCCCAAAGGCAAAGAAGGTCGGGAAGTTTTAGAAGCGATTCAGAGTGAGCTCACAGCAGTAGAAACCTCAATGACAGATGCTACCAATCTGTTAAACACCGGCAAATTTATGGCAGCAAAGGATAAATTAGCTGCTGCTTTGCAGAAAGTCAATCAAATTAAAGACGAGCTGAATCAGGCTATTGCGAAGAAAAAAGGCAAGTAA